Genomic window (Acropora muricata isolate sample 2 chromosome 11, ASM3666990v1, whole genome shotgun sequence):
aaagacttcaagggagagtaaaaaagtggagtgggctatccaaaaaattggttaaatccctgtccagttgaaagctgaagtcatttagatgacGTGCTGCTGCATCTACTggaaagctttttctccagaggaaagctttcaaagatatactgacagctattaaaaaacaatatttgagttctcagtcaaaaggctgtttggttactttcacatctgattcaatgttctggactagcctatggtacataattttattaaacttaTGTAAAAGACTGGAATGGCTCAGGTTGgagaagcaatttatttcataatgtcttgttactttttcttatgtgtgaggcaatgagtaaaccaggggctgcttgttcttcaaaaatgctgctttcttattaataatgggttattatatttttatattagagtAATCCATATGActccttatttttaatttatttagctcaAAACTGATGAATTTATCAATGATTATCAATTataagtatattttaactacgctgactgcggtaaccctgcaagtctgcccacgttgactagctttcgctatttccaGGTGGCAGTCAACTGTTTTCTATGCATTAAGcgcaacaatcagaatgaaactcaaagaattgaaatcattaatatcataactgtattatcaaatgaagatatgatcctcgcacttgctggacaattctTTCACATAActgtattatgtttaatcagctaaaaagagatcaacatcttcagtcagagtgtcactgtttgcaacaggaaaaagaagcatgcagcatgtattacaattttgccagctagttccacaggcaaaactttagctgactctgcttcagtggttggtgctaaacacagaaaactgccttctggaattgcccctccaaagaaaaagcaactatcaaaaagtgtacaaattctttccaaattattctggtctgcaaaatctatctctgttaaaaatcaagtttcttatggacaaaaactagttaaatcaatagaaattaagtcagaaatgttactctctgatttgctaacattatttgttcttgcctaatcttagatgggttaattatatcctgttgtgttgcatagtagtgtaaatataactgactgaggcatagtttttgtgcacttcacaatggtacaatgtaggtaagttgacagtattttaaattgttgtgtTCTGCACTAATGCATTGGTTCTGTCACATCCATTTTACATAATTTGATGGTCAATGTGTTcactatttttaaatacatgtacatcagcaagcctgttattctgacatataatacagtcattaacttgtaatataccatattcgccaagtttgcaactcttttgaaaccagaagtgctctatattatttttcagcagtgtataattgtcattgagttcaataatgcttgtttaatagctatgcagttactgttgtgttcttgagcggacaagtaagtattactaagtataatttaacactttatacatattttaaattttcaatgtaacttactcacaaataaatgtttcttaaacatttgatggaGTGCTATCATCCACAAGAATAATGCCTTCATCTTCGGTATAAAAGTGGGATTTctgaaaacctttttattgtccACCACGACCTCACGATGCGTAAAAATGAGGTCGTATGTTGTACTTAGCAACGATCCAACTGGCGCATTTAGCTTTACTTCTTCGCGATCATCGTCTCCATTCAACCGatctccttttaaaacacaggcattcagtgttccctttctcatcgttaaGATTTAATTttgaatcaaagcatttaatggcgaaatgacgagcacagacgagtgttgggcgttggatattcctccacaattcataaaatttcaaACTGGTGATAGAAGGTagtaaatcaaacttttaccataaccagtgggcaatacggccagaacatctttttcttcaactactaacagctttaaaacttcgtattgttttgctttcaatgtgatgtcgctgaaattttcaatttcttgtccaaaatttattgcctggtccaccattttgataaaggtacgagactgcgcagaaagatcggaagtccgtgaatcgcggactgaaaattggagccggccagaggtctcgatccatggcgctggccaaatggatcgcagcctctggggacgagaatgttTTTCTCTCTATAACCTTGATTTCCTTGACAGGTCCAGGAGATTCTTCATCGCTGTTAATTGTCGAACGAATTTGCAATTGCTTTCTACCAATCCAAATTTCAATTTGCTCTTTTGAAGTTTTCAGATACCACTTATCTGAATCTGAGAACtgcatatgcaaaaaaaatgtgcTATCAAACCTGTCTTAGTTAACATAATTAGCCAAGCTCGTATCAGAGAAAACAGCTTTCAAGGAGTCTTGCTTACCGTTTTCAACATCTCTAGAGAAATTCATATAAGCAGAATCAATTCTAACGTAGCAAATtgattaccgtatttactcgtgtataagtcgaccttttacgaccaaaaaatcagcccaaaaaatcgccctcgacttatacacgagtcatacacaaagacctgaccaaacagtccgagaaattagcataacaactgcttgAAGACTAGTTACAATTGTGGTCGAGTTTCATCAgtttttcggcgcattcttagtccacaaaaaagtgtaaaataataaatgttaaatgatttaaacgcagatctactggagattatttctattgtcttttgatctgtgtaacagacatttctcttagagcttcgctgctttttacagcgctgaactttcgttttcatcgaacgattactgtagcttagtgacctggcaaatgcttagttcacAGTAcccctcaaattcgtagttttgcaagatggccgtgtcttcatcgagcgatctttcgaagcttttcggcgttcctttggtctccttttgtaaatctccttttaaactcaacatcgagatcaaggatagctaaatgcaatgcgatttactcctaaatattgtaaaatacGTCTCTAGTAAATCAAAGAGCTCGTATTTGCGCAAATtgcgatcttgataaacttcactgcgtataaTTAGACCACTGCTTTTCataattcacggtgttttcgatacattctcaggaagaaaatattgacgttttgggaaatttttatcggtgtgaatttcatttgtttccccGAAATTctgaaaaattcgatttttgaccttgtaAATGGGGGGTCGACATATACATGAGgtcggcttatacacgagtaaatacggtattatAGCCACGAATTATGTAAGGTCTTCGTGTCCGAAAAATGAAGCTAGTTTTTGATGACGAATTGTTACGCCATTAGTTTTGTTATGCGTCAGCCAAAATCAGCCGATTCCTCGAGCAAGAAACGAAGGTGTTCTATATTTCTAATGATCCATTTACTTCAAGTCTTACCAATAGCGGTCGAAGTAATTCCGAACAATTATAGCGTATTTAATTTCGCGTCATTTTCTGAGGCGTCAACTGCTGTCATCTTCATCGCAAATTTAGTGGATCTGATCATGGAGGCACCAGTAGCTTTGTATTATAAAAGTAAGTAATTTTTACATTGTTATTATCAAATTTCACTTATAAGCGACTCTGCTGGATTACAGATATGGCTACTAGGTATTAcataaaatacaagtaatggCAACAATTAATTGATTTGCCCGTAACATTGCAAGTTTCAAGTTGCGTATTATAAGTTTTAATAAGAtgtattttttcccttttattttcaatagaattataataatttgatttaatttgaagAAATAGTTTTCCCTATTAGAGCGTAGTTACAAGAGACAACATTCAAAAGTGGAAAACGATGCCTGTTGTCTTGGAAATTTCTATGAGTAAGTCTTAATTTGGAATTTTGGAAAATGACGTTTGTAGCTTGTTGTTTCTTAAACCTTTGCATTTGTTAATAATCAATGaactatatttttttcaacaaaggaATGATAAAGAAGAATGTCTCGTGGACTCCCCCAAGGAGATAGTAACacaaaatcaatttattttgaatctcttgCACCAATTTGGTGATAGTGGGGCAACGAATGAAAAAGAACTGGAAAATATCAATTTCAGATTAATTGGAAAAGAAGTTTGTGAAGATTGCCTATGTATTATCTACTCAATGAGTGACTGGAGATATCAACGCATAAAGAAGCTTTATAGGgtaaataatatatattttttgcagTAACTGCTACTTCAgtataaaaaattatatattgGTCTAATGAtataaaaaatacataaaagTACACATTAGGATGACaatgaataattaataatttgaaataattaataatatttgtaactttaatgaattttttaatCATTAGTGTTTTATTAGAATTGCGTATAAATTTCATCTTTGTTTCCTCATTCACCCTTTTTTGTTGTAATCAATTTTTAGAAATAATCAAAGCAGCATTGtaatacaaataatttttttttgtttccgtATAAATTTTTATAGGTGGGTGCTAAAATCATAGATCATGGCAATAGATTCACTCATCAACTAACAAAAGAACAATCATTATAGGCTGAAGCTTGGCTTAATCATTATCTTGACACACGCAGTGAACCTATGCCACATGCTGATATCTATCACTTGCATGTGTCGTCAAAAAAGGCTGTTTTTAATGAAAAACCAGCAGAGGCAAGAGTATCAGATTCATCTTTATACAAGAACAAGAAACAATAAAGATACCCACCAAGGTTTGACATCACCTTTTACCATAAATAAATCTATCAATTATTATAGTGCCATTAATGACATATATAGTTATGACTTGTGAGTAATATTTTTATTcactttcttttcaatttttgactgATCAATAAATCATGCAACTAGGattttaatgatatttttaatGAATAAGGAAGTTTGATATAGTTGAATATTAACGGTCATTAGTTTTCCTATTGATTTCAGAATCAAATATTTGCAAGATGTCCTCAATGTCAGGGCATACGCAAGCGAACATTTGAAGCTGGTAAATGTGCCACTGCCATTGAAGCACTTAATGAGGAGAGACACCAACATAAAACGTTATACAAGTGAGCAGTTTaacaaaaaactttttttattgtctattagttttgtctccttttttagtatttttacTAACAATTTTTGATCttgaatttttgttaaaatcacaAATCAAATGTAGTAGAGAGTTACAGGGTAGTGTAAGTTAATGGATAATGTTTCGCTTACTCAAATATAAATTGATTATCGCCTATAAGAACAGTGATTTCCGTTTATTGATTAGTCCATGATTGACACTTCGAATTTGAACTCTGTAATTTAATCTTGTGATTTAGTCGGcttgtcgtttttttttaccttccaGTAATTTTAATCTTTCGACACGTGTAGTTCTGATCGACGCTGCTCTCTGATTTTGCTATCCTTGTATGCTCACCGGTTGCTTACCCGTTTGGTTTTTCATAACTGGATATTGCCATAGAAGTGAGTGATTTAGATCTCTGAAATTTGCTGTTAGTCTAGTTCGCTTAAGTTAACCATGTTTGTAAGACGTATTGTAAACCTATCATACTGAGAATATGAAATGTCCGTTGTTTTAGATCGAATAATACAGAATACAGAATACAGAATCATCAAATTATACGATTTGCCGTATCCAGTTAATTCATCTCGTGCACTCCAAGTATTGCTGAACCATAACATTCGATTTCTGGCTTTGACGGCGGGTTCGAGGAGTAAATGGTGGTGACTGTTTGGACTGGAAGATCATAGGGTTCCGAAATCAAGACAAATGGCGGAACAAGAATTTAAGGACGCAAAGAAGACGCGGCGAAATGCAAAGGCTGCCCTGACGAGAGCTGGAAACTGGTTAATGAAGCAGATTGACTGCGAAAGGCCAGGATTGGAGGTGAGCGAAGCTTTAAATAAATTCCCTCAAGCCTTCAGTGACCTCGTGGCAAAACACGAGAACTTTTCCAAAATGATTGATGACGATGAAGAATTCGAGACCGAAGAAGGATGGATGGCTGAATGCCAGGAAACATTTATGGATTTGGAAATGAAAGCTAAATTACACATCGAAAGTATCAATGATAAGGGAAAGGGTCCGATTCAGACTAAAGATTTAGTTAAGGACAAAAACAAGAGTATTGACGGGCCCATTTGTAGTGGAATTTCAAGTATGCAAAACCCGGAAAGCGGCGGCTCTGATGGTGGCTCAAATAATCCCGTTGAAGTTATCCAGCAAATAGAGACTTCAAATTCATCTGTCAGTCACGATAATGTTAACACCGAAATTGTCGCCGGTGGTTCAAATGAGATAATAACTGACAGCCAAGGTTCCCACAGCGCTTCCTGTGGTTTTAAAATGGAAAAGCCGAAAATGCCAAAATTCGCCGGAGATGTCCGAGAATATACAATTTTTCGTGCAGACTTCAAACACGCAATCGAGTCACGTTACTCCAAAAGAGATTCTATCACCTTTCTTCGCGCTTGCCTACAAGGAAAACCTCTCGAACTAATCAAGGGAATTGGATCGGATTACGACGCCGCGTGGGAGTACCTTGATTCTATTTACAGTGACCCTCGATTCGTGTCCGATACTATAACTCAGGACATTGTTAAATTCCGCTCACTTCAAAATGGCGAAGACGCGAGGTTTTGCGATCTCGTACACTTGGTGAGGCGCTCTTACAACACGCTCAGAGACGTTGGTGTCCCGAACGATATGGACAACAGTCACATGTTATCTGTCATCGAGCAAAAAATGGGCGCTGATGATCGCAAGGTTTGGTCGAGAGATTTAGAGCGGGAGTGTAAGAAGGCAACGTTAAAGATGCTCATCGACTGGATGACTGTAGAAATGAAATCAAGAATGCGTGCAACAGCCCCCTTGAGAACCGGCTCAAGTAATCCCCGCTCAGTTCATCACGTACGAGGAGATATCGGGAAGAAAGGCATCGCGACACGCGTAAAGTGCTGGTTTTGTAGAAATTCTTCACACTGGACGGATCAATGTCAGTCGTTTGGCGCTCTGACCATTGACGAACGCATCAAGCTGGCCAAGGAAAATCACGTTTGTTTTGCTTGCCTTAAACCGGCAGGAAGAGATCATGGAATTGAGAACTGCAGTAGATGTCGGAAGTGTACGAAAATGTATCAAGGAAAAGAATGCACACATTACCACCATCCGCTGCTTCACAGGAACACTCCCGATAGAATCAGTGTAGCATCATTTTCCAGCACGCACGAAGCTATTTTACCAGTGGTAACGGTGAAGATCCACAGTCAGAATGGTCTTCAAAAGAGCAGCAATGCGCTCCTCGACTCCGGAGCTCAAGTCAGCCTTATCAGGGAATCAACAGCAGCTCAATTGGGCCTGCAAGGAAAGGACACCTCAGTTACCATTAACAAAGTAGGGGGAGAGGAGGAAactatcaaaacaaaagtttacaAGGTTCCTGTGTCATCAATCGACCGTACGGAGATAGTTTCAATTAAAGCAATTGGCATCCCATGTATCAGCGAGGATGTGTCACTTGTGCAGCTTAAACCAATCGCGGAACTTCTGGGAATAAAAAGTGAAAGACTACGAAGGGGCAAGGGTCCAGTCGACATCCTGATCGGGATCGACCACGCCCAGATGCACATTGGCGAAACCAAGCAATCTGGCAAGTTAGTGGCAAGAAACACGCCGCTAGGATGGGTAGTCTTTGGAGGTTCGTCGGATGATTCTGAACCCATCAGTGCCATTTATCATGTCAGTTTTGCTGCCCCGGTGGAGTTATCACAATTTTGGAGAACTGAAACAATGGGAGTGGAGGTGAAGCCCTGTGTTTGTGGCGCCGACAAGTTGACACAAATTGAAAGAGAGGAAGCGGAGATCATTTCCAACTCGTGTGTTAAAGTGGGCCAGCAGTGGATGGTGCCATATCCCTGGAAGAAAGACCCCACCCTTCTTCCAAACAATAGACCACTGGCAATGAAAAGGTTGGAATCGACAGAAAGGCGCCTCCAAAAGGACAAGGGAAAGGCGATGGCCTACGATAATCAAATGcaggaaatggaaaaaatgaAGTTTCCAAGAAAGAAGTTGACAGCTACACTGGTCCGGTGCATTATATCCCTCACCACGCTGTAATCCGACCTGAAAAGAAAAGCACGCCAGTGCGAATTGTCTTTAACTCGTCATCAGTGTAGCAAGGTCACGCCCTAAATGATTACTGGCTGAAAGGACCCGAGTCTGTTCGGGGTCATCTTGCGCTTCAGAGAAAGGCCAGTAGCGGTAATAGGAGACATCTCAAAAATGTATCACCGCGTATTGATACCAGAAAGGGATCAGCATGTGCATCGCTTCCTTTGGAGGAACATGCAAACGGAAAGGGAACCCGATGTATACGTCAAAACAGTGCTGACGTTTGGAGACAAGCCAGCCCCAGCGATGGCCCAGATAGCACTGCGTAAAACAGCGGAAGAAAACAAGGACGACTTTCCAGAAGCGGCAGAGACCATCACGAAAAATTCTTACATGGACGATATCTGCGACTCTGTAGATGATGTTGAATCAGCCAAGAAGCTTACTGGAAACATTGACAACATTTTGTCAAAAGGAGGTTTTTCGGTGAAGGAGTGGACCTCAAATGAAGACCTTGCAAGAGGCCTCAATAGAGACGACTCAGAAGAAACAGTCTTGCAGGTAGATGGAGAAGAGGACGAAGGCAAGGTTCTCGGGGTCGTTTGGAAGCATAAAACGGATGAACTGCGTTTCAAGGTCCGTGAAGacatgctaataataataataataataacgaatatttatacaggatagCCCATCAGTGTAGGAGCACTGTTATCAAAGGGGTCCTGTCATGATAACATAATATAaggataaaaactaaaata
Coding sequences:
- the LOC136889187 gene encoding uncharacterized protein produces the protein MAEQEFKDAKKTRRNAKAALTRAGNWLMKQIDCERPGLEVSEALNKFPQAFSDLVAKHENFSKMIDDDEEFETEEGWMAECQETFMDLEMKAKLHIESINDKGKGPIQTKDLVKDKNKSIDGPICSGISSMQNPESGGSDGGSNNPVEVIQQIETSNSSVSHDNVNTEIVAGGSNEIITDSQGSHSASCGFKMEKPKMPKFAGDVREYTIFRADFKHAIESRYSKRDSITFLRACLQGKPLELIKGIGSDYDAAWEYLDSIYSDPRFVSDTITQDIVKFRSLQNGEDARFCDLVHLVRRSYNTLRDVGVPNDMDNSHMLSVIEQKMGADDRKVWSRDLERECKKATLKMLIDWMTVEMKSRMRATAPLRTGSSNPRSVHHVRGDIGKKGIATRVKCWFCRNSSHWTDQCQSFGALTIDERIKLAKENHVCFACLKPAGRDHGIENCSRCRKCTKMYQGKECTHYHHPLLHRNTPDRISVASFSSTHEAILPVVTVKIHSQNGLQKSSNALLDSGAQVSLIRESTAAQLGLQGKDTSVTINKVGGEEETIKTKVYKVPVSSIDRTEIVSIKAIGIPCISEDVSLVQLKPIAELLGIKSERLRRGKGPVDILIGIDHAQMHIGETKQSGKLVARNTPLGWVVFGGSSDDSEPISAIYHVSFAAPVELSQFWRTETMGVEVKPCVCGADKLTQIEREEAEIISNSCVKVGQQWMVPYPWKKDPTLLPNNRPLAMKRLESTERRLQKDKGKAMAYDNQMQEMEKMKFPRKKLTATLVRCIISLTTL